The Anguilla rostrata isolate EN2019 chromosome 18, ASM1855537v3, whole genome shotgun sequence genome has a window encoding:
- the LOC135244661 gene encoding peptidyl-prolyl cis-trans isomerase-like → MLQMKNRIKFCSLAIAAAKLFSRPVRNPIVYLDIAADNEPLGRITIELNADVVPKTAENFRALCTGEHGFGYKGSVFHRVIPDFMCQGGDFTNHNGTGGKSIYGPKFQDENFKLKHTGPGVLSMANSGPNTNGSQFFICTVKTEWLNGRHVAFGHVTDGMDVIRKMESLGSHDGGTTKRMVITDCGELK, encoded by the exons ATGTTGCAGATGAAGAATCGCATAAAATTCTGCTCGCTGGCAATTGCGGCGGCCAAACTGTTTTCCAGACCGGTACGGAATCCAATTGTCTACCTCGACATTGCAGCGGACAACGAACCTCTTGGGAGAATCACGATTGAG TTGAATGCTGATGTTGTTCCCAAAACGGCAG AGAacttcagagctctgtgcactGGAGAGCATGGGTTTGGGTACAAAGGCTCTGTATTCCACCGTGTTATTCCCGACTTTATGTGCCAG GGAGGAGATTTTACCAATCACAATGGAACTGGAGGAAAGTCTATCTATGGACCCAAATTCCAAGATGAAAACTTCAAGCTAAAGCACACTGGGCCTG GTGTTTTGTCAATGGCAAATTCTGGGCCCAACACCAATGGTTCCCAATTCTTCATCTGCACAGTTAAAACTGAATG GCTAAACGGCAGACATGTGGCGTTCGGTCATGTGACGGACGGAATGGACGTCATCAGGAAGATGGAGTCGTTGGGCTCTCACGATGGGGGCACGACCAAGAGGATGGTCATCACAGACTGTGGGGAGCTCAAATAG